ccgccgccgccgcggggaCCGGGCTCCACCTGCCGGAGCCGCCGGGCACGGCCGCAGCCCCGGTACCGGCACCGCCCCCGGCACCGCCCCGGACCCCAGCAACATCCCCGGGGCCGGCCCTGGGCACCGGCGGCGCGGCACGGACCCcgggagaggcagcagcagcgcggCACTGACCCTGGCACCGCCCTGAACCCTGGGACCGGGACTCGGTCCCGCCGTGGCCCCACCAAGGCTGTCCCCGGTGCCGGCCCTCACACCCCAACTTCCCCTCCACCCcagccccccccaccccatcgcACCCCGCGACAGGCCTGTGCAAGCTCACAGGAGCACCCCAGGGCACCCCAGGGGAAGCTCCATGGAGCCAGGCAGAGATTTATTGTCTGGGGGCAGTGGGGGGGTGCTGGGCACCAGGGGCACCTCGgggtgctggggacagggagcAAGGGGGGTCCTGGGGTACCCATTAGTCCTGGGCATCCCCTGGCTCCTCGGCGTTGCCGGGTGCCAGCTCCTGCGTGTCCTCGGCAGGCGGCCGCGTCCTCTTGAAGAAACCCATCTGGAAGAGGGACGCAGTGGCAGCCACGGTGTCACCCCAGGGACCCCAGTGTCACACCCGGGGAACCCCACATCATCACCTCAGAGGACACCTAGTGTCACTCTTGGGGACCTCAGCCTCACACCTGGGTTCCCTCCAGCGCCATTCGGGCCCCACCGCCATGGCGGGGTGTCACTAGTGTCGGCAGCGTCCCTGCTGCCCACTCACCTTCCAcatgaggaggatgaggagggtgAGGAGCAGGAGCCCAGCAAGGACCCCCAGCACCACCCATGACACCGGCACCGTCCCCTCGCCGCCGGGGCTGGTGCGCATCACCTTGGTGACAGCCTGCAGAGGGACAGGGGATGACACCGCTGCCACCTCAGCCTGGCCCTGTGTCCCCTGTGCCAGCCCTACCATGGCCTCCCCGGCGGGCAGGATACGGGGCTGGACTCGGTAGGGCATGGCCGAGGTGTTGAACCAAGCCTGTGACTGGACAAGGAACTGCTTCAGGAGGTGCTCCCGCTGGGGACAGACATGGGACACATGGGGACACGGCACAGGGGTGGTAGCAGCCAACAGCCCTGCACCCaacatccccagggctgctctctgcaggtCCCCGGGGACCACGGTGCAGGAGGGGACACGGTGGGGACACCCCAGGGACACGGTGCCACCCCCGTCCCCTGCTGCGGACAGTACCTGCTGCAGGGTGTCCATCCACAGCAGCGCATGGACGCTCACCAGCGCCCGCTGGTCTTTGGCCAGGCCAGGCACCCGGCAGGCGATGTCCACACACGTGGCATTGCCGCAGTCCTATGGGACATGGCAGATGTCACCCTGACCGCCACCCCAGCGCCACCCACCCCCAGCACCCGTCTTGGGCCGCAGCCCCCCAGCAGCGCCCACTCACCACCAGGATGGGCTTCTCGAGCCCCGCTCCTGGCGGCTGCTCCAGGTCCCGGCGCTCCCGCTGGTGTGAGCCATTCCGGGGCGCTGCGCCCATGGGGTGCGGGATCTCCAGCTGGAAGGAGGTAAAGCGGCCGCGGACAGCCCCCCACACCTTGACACCCACCCAGCCCCCAGCGGGAGACACCGGTCCCCAGCCTGGGGCCATCCTACCTGCTCAGCGTTGAGGCCGGGCGGGCTGGTGCAGTTTATGCCCCCCTCAgtgcccagctccagcaggtACAGCAGGATGCGGTCCCCCAGCCGGATGGGGATGGCGAGGTGCAGGGTGACCCCGCTGACGGTGCTGGGACCCTTGTTGTGGAGCTGTGGAGGACCATGAGGTGGCACCGGGGAGGGGGCAGGCCCCAGGGGCCCATGGGTGCAGCACCTACCTGGTAGACGTGCTCCACCTTGATACCATGGTCCTCGAGCCGCCGGCTACCCTCGGCCCGGCGCCAGCTCACGGGCAGTACGGTGGTGGCCGGCAGGGAGTTGctggcaggggaaggggtcAGTGTCCTTCTGCGTCAGCCCCAGCCCCCCGTGCCCCCCTCAAACCTCACCCTCGCAGCTCCATCTCTGCCTGTGCCTCCACAGGCACCGTCACTGTCACTGACGTGttggtggtgctggggctgttcTTGCTGCAGGGATACAGCGAGGTGAGGGATGGAGCTGAGCTTGGGGACACGCTGAGACCATCAAGTCCTGGGTGGCCAGGTCCCAGCAGTgggcaggggagaggaggaCAAGGGGATAGGGGCATGGGGCATCATCCTGGCGTCACCTCcgcagctgcagctggaaggtGATGGCATCCCCCATGTCCTCCAGCCCGGACACGCTCAGCTCCATGTCCACAGTgatctgcaggcagcagggtggTGGGTTGGTGACCCAGCACCGCCCCACCATGCCCAGCCCCAGTGAGTGATGGTCCAGGGGGGGTGACCCCACAGCCCCTCACCTGGGCACCTGCTTTCATGGGGTTGCCCAACTCGCAGAGCACCACGTGGGTCCCGTTCTCCTTCCTGGGGTTGCAGCTCAGTTTCTCCTGCCCCTGTGGGGTAGGGACATGGAGAGGTGACACTCATGGGCCCCCCACCATGCACCAACCAGCCTGGGGATACGGACGGTCCAAGGTGCCCACCCTCGGTACCCATCACTGCCAGGCACCCCCATGAAGGGTGGTGGccacccatggcagggtgtGAGTCCCCCTCCCGGGCCCCTCCTGGCACCCACCGGGATGCTGCTCCGGGCAGCCTGGTAGTGGGTGCcggggggcagcagcacccgcAGCTCGGCCTCAAAGGCGCCTTCGCCCCTGTTGCTGGTGTTGGCGCGAAGCAGCAGCATGGCCTCGGCCCCGATGAGCAGGCGCCGGCTGGGCCTGGAGGGACACAGATGGGGACAGGGCTGCGCAGCCCGGGGTGATGCTGCACCCTCCCACCCGCCCCAGTGCTCACGTCTCGGCAGCCAAGAGGAGGTCAGGGACGCAGAGGTTGTCCTCACCACAGTCCTCCAGGATGATGTGGGTCTAGGGAGGGGACAGGGGGGCAAGTGGGGGGTCGTGGGATGGGGAGTCACTGGGGACTGAGGAGGGTACAAAGAGGGCATCCCAGGGAACTGAGGATACTGGGGGACACCCCAAGGAAGGAGCAGGGACGCGAGGGATTGGGAATGGTGGAGGGTAGAAATGGGACAAGCTGGGGGGAATTTGTGTGTGACTGGGGATAGTGGGAAGTACAAAGGGGACATCCTGGAGAGGGCCTGGGGACAGGGGAGGACACTGGGTGATGCCccaaggagggagcagggaaggaggggacATCCCAAGGAGGGCCTGGGGGCAGCAGGGTGAGCACAGAGGCCTGTGTCCCAAGGAGTGGTTGGTGACAGTGGGGGGGCCATGGGGACAACCCCCAGAAGCActgggggcagtggggaggTCAGGGGCTGTGTCCCAGCAaggggctggggacaggagcATGGGGACGAGCCCACCCCATGGCTCAGCCGTCTCCCCCCTACCTGTGCCTGCACCAGGGTGTCCCCATAGAGCACCAGCCCCGGGGCCCCCTCGGGCAGCGCCAGGCTCAGGCTCAGTGCCACCGGGCTCAGCTTGTCCTTGAAGTCAGCCTCGTCCTGGGGGCACCCATGGGCACCCCAGTGAGCTCCCAACACGCCCCGGCCCGGGGCCCCCACCCGGTCAGGCTGGGGACACCACTGCccacatccctgtccccatcctgcctggggaCGCTCCTGCTTCCATCCCTGCCCCAGTCTCAGCTGGGGCCGCCGCTGGTCCCATCCCCGACCCTTGTGCTGGGGATGTCCCCACCACTGCCCACTGCCCCCGCCAGCCCGCGCTGGCTCCGTACCCGCAGGTACGCAGTGAGGTTGCGGCACACGGGGGGTGCCCCCGtgtccagctccagctcctcgTGCCAGGACGCCTGGTGGccccgcagcagcagcaccctccGGGACAGCCGGGGCTTCAGCCGGTCCAGCTGCAGCTCGGCCTGGAGGCCTGGCACAGCGGGCGGGGGGGAACACGGCACCGGTGACACTCGAGCTGTGCCCCGTGTCCCCCCCGCTGGCGCTGGCACTCACGGATGTGCTGCGGGATGCTCTGGCCCGTCACGCTGACACAGAGCACCACGGGGAAGCTGCGAGGGGACAGCACCCAGGGGCGCTCAGGGACCTGCCCCGGGGCAATGTCCCCACAGCGGCCGTGTCCCCACCGCGGGGTCTCCAGCACACGGCTCACCAGCTGACACGGGTGCCGAAGCCGGGCAGGACACACTCCAGGACCTCCGGGTTCAGCCCGTCAGGGACACTCAGCTGGGTCCGGGCCACCACCACGGGCTGTCCTCTGGGACACAGGGGCAGAACTGAGGTGCCGGGGACCGGGGCAGCGTCCCCTTCGGGCTGTGCCAGCACCGGAGCCGGCGCCACGGGCACTCACCGGTACACGGCCACTTGGGCTGCGCCGTAAGCGCCCACCAGCAGATCTGGGGGGACGAGCGGGGGTCGGTGACGGGGCAGGTGGCAGCGGGGGGCTCTGGGGGGCACGGCGCTGGGGGCGTACCCGAGTAGCCGTTGCCATCGAGGTCAGTGGCACCGCGCAGGGCGAAGCCGAAGGCTGCCGGGCCGGGGAAGGGGCTGTCGAGGCGCTGGGTGGGCAGCGGCTCCAGCCCCTCGCTCTGCCCGCGGAAGATGAAGACCTGCCCGCTGCCAGCGTCACCGCCGAAGGGGGCACCCACGGCCACGTCTGCCGACACAGGGGCCGTGAGCGCCCcggctgccccagctcctgcctctgctccccccCTGCTTTAGATCGAGCACCGCGGGGGTCCCCTCGCAGCGCCCCCATCGCAGCCCCGTGCCGGGTGCCGTTACCGCCGAAGCCGTCCTTGTCCTGGTCCCCGAGGCTGGCGATGGCGGCGGCGAAGCGGCCGTAGGGGTGAGTGCCCGTCAGGGTCTGGGGGGGCCGCTGCAGCCCCCCCAGGTACAGGTAGAGGCGTCCCAGCTCGCTGCGCTGCCCGTCGGGGCGCCGGGCCACGAACAGGGGGGCACCCACCAGCACGTCgtcctgcctgcacccagtgcAAGGGTCGGGGGAGGGGGCCCAGGTTTGGGGTCTGGTGGCACCCGGGGGGGTGCCAGGCAgaggcagcacccatgggtgcccctaTGGAGGTGGGGGACGACAGTCCCAGCTCTCACCCATCCCCATTGATGTCCGCCACGGCCACTGTGTGCCCGAAGTACGATGCCACCTAGAAAGGGTCTGGGTGAGGGGAGGCACTGGGTGGGGGGCGGGGGGTTGTGCCACAGGCACTGCAGGGTGTGCTGGTGATGGGAGGGGGGAATTCGGTTGCTGGGGGTATCATGGGGTGACTGGGCAGGGTGGCAGTGGGCAGCAGGGAGCCATGGGGTGCTGGTAGGGAGCAGCGGTGCAAGACTGGGGGTCACTGGGTACAGGGTGCTGGGGGTGTCTGGGCTGTGGGGTGGGCACAGGGTGTTGGGTACCTGCTCACTGGTGATGCCCCACAGCTGGCGCAGGGTCGCACCCGCACTGAAGATCTCCACCTGCACAGAGCAGTATCAGGCCCTGGCCCCATTACAGGGGGGCACGTGGGGTGCATAGAACCATAGAAGCACAGagtgggttgggttgggttggaagggaccttaaagctcttccagctccagcccctgccacaggcagggaccccttccactggagcagcttgctccaagccccaaccaacctggccttgagcactgccagggatggggcatttaccacttctgtgGGCATGGCCTTGGTGGTGTCCCCCTCATTGGGCACCCACGCCTGGCCCCACTCACCTCACCCCTCGTGTTGCTCTTGTTGGGGACCCCCACCACATACTCTGCAGGGACAAGAGCTCTCAGTGCCACATGGCACTGGGGTGGGCACAGGGACACCCCTGGCACTGGGGTGAGctcagaggttgcccagagcccATTTGTCCACCCCCCAAGCACTACCTTTGGTTTTGGGATTGCCATCGAACTCGCCCACAGCCACAGAGTACCCTGCAGGGAGATGGGCAACAGTGACCCCCTGTgccccagctctggggctgagGGGCTGCCCCATGCTCACTGCTCACCCCGGTACCCATCCTCGTAGTCGAAGGACACCGGCTCCTCTGTGGGGCGTCCTGGTTGCTCTGGCCACAGCAGGGACTTGCCGTGGAAGCGGGTGAGGATGGCGTCAATTCCCACCGAGTACAGGAGCCCTGTGGGGCATGGGGTGGCACCAGCACTGATGGGGCACCTGCTGGCACTGGCCCTgggctcccagtgctgctgcagatggCACCTACTGGGGTGCCCCATCTCAGGTGCCCTGATCTTGCTGTGCCCCCCCAAAGGCCGGACTCACCCATGAAGTAGTACCCTCCGGGGGCACCCAGAACCAGTGTCCcgtcctgcagcaggagctggtgtcAGCAGCCACACTGGGGGACCCCACCTCATCacctcctgcagcatcctccccCCACCCAGCAtccccaccccagcatccccaaCCCAGTATCCTCATCCCAGCATCCCAACCCAGGGTACCCTCCTGGCCTCACCCCCTGCATCCCCATGAGCATCCCTCGATCACCCCCAGGGTCATCCCAAGACCCTCAGCACCCATCTCACCCGGGTGACGGCCGCGCTGAAGCCGATCTCGCAGTACCGCTTGTCATAGGCTGCGGGCACCGGGCAGGGTCAGACCGACCACGGGCGGGGGGCAGCCACCGCCCGCACCCCCGGCCCCACGCACCGTAGTTGCTGTCCCGGTAGGCGCCGGCCATGAGCTGGTCGCGGCAGGGCGAGTACCAGGCGACGCGCGGCGGCCCGGGAGCACCCACGAAGCAGGCGCCGGTCGGGGTGCGGAACGCCTCGTGCTGCCCGTCCAGCGCGTTCCAGTGCTGCAGCGGGGCGCAGGCCTGGCCGAGGGGCGGGATGCGCTGGGTGCCCACCCCGCCGCCCGCtgcccgcgcccgccgccggtACCCACCACGAGCCGGCCCTGCCAGCTCCGGACGGACGCGCCCAGCCACTGGTGCGATTTGTAGGTGCGCAGCTCCAGGGGGCCCTGCGCCTCGGCCTCGTCTCCtgcgggagcagggagggggagcGTGCCGGGTGCTGGTGACCCCCCCGTCAGCCCCCGGCCCCCACTCACCCGTGGCGTCGATGGGGAGGGGCTCGCAGGGGGCCCCGCTGGGGGGCCAGGGGCAGAGGAAGACGGCGCCGGGCTG
The DNA window shown above is from Lathamus discolor isolate bLatDis1 chromosome 20, bLatDis1.hap1, whole genome shotgun sequence and carries:
- the ITGA2B gene encoding integrin alpha-IIb isoform X3; this translates as MGAAAGAAALLRALLLLGGLRSAPALSLLQDPPATYQGPPGSYFGFSLDFHAGRGSSSVVVGAPRANTSQPGVAQPGAVFLCPWPPSGAPCEPLPIDATGDEAEAQGPLELRTYKSHQWLGASVRSWQGRLVACAPLQHWNALDGQHEAFRTPTGACFVGAPGPPRVAWYSPCRDQLMAGAYRDSNYAYDKRYCEIGFSAAVTRDGTLVLGAPGGYYFMGLLYSVGIDAILTRFHGKSLLWPEQPGRPTEEPVSFDYEDGYRGYSVAVGEFDGNPKTKEYVVGVPNKSNTRGEVEIFSAGATLRQLWGITSEQVASYFGHTVAVADINGDGQDDVLVGAPLFVARRPDGQRSELGRLYLYLGGLQRPPQTLTGTHPYGRFAAAIASLGDQDKDGFGDVAVGAPFGGDAGSGQVFIFRGQSEGLEPLPTQRLDSPFPGPAAFGFALRGATDLDGNGYSDLLVGAYGAAQVAVYRGQPVVVARTQLSVPDGLNPEVLECVLPGFGTRVSCIPQHIRLQAELQLDRLKPRLSRRVLLLRGHQASWHEELELDTGAPPVCRNLTAYLRDEADFKDKLSPVALSLSLALPEGAPGLVLYGDTLVQAQTHIILEDCGEDNLCVPDLLLAAETPSRRLLIGAEAMLLLRANTSNRGEGAFEAELRVLLPPGTHYQAARSSIPGQEKLSCNPRKENGTHVVLCELGNPMKAGAQITVDMELSVSGLEDMGDAITFQLQLRSKNSPSTTNTSVTVTVPVEAQAEMELRGNSLPATTVLPVSWRRAEGSRRLEDHGIKVEHVYQLHNKGPSTVSGVTLHLAIPIRLGDRILLYLLELGTEGGINCTSPPGLNAEQLEIPHPMGAAPRNGSHQRERRDLEQPPGAGLEKPILVDCGNATCVDIACRVPGLAKDQRALVSVHALLWMDTLQQREHLLKQFLVQSQAWFNTSAMPYRVQPRILPAGEAMAVTKVMRTSPGGEGTVPVSWVVLGVLAGLLLLTLLILLMWKMGFFKRTRPPAEDTQELAPGNAEEPGDAQD
- the ITGA2B gene encoding integrin alpha-IIb isoform X1, encoding MGAAAGAAALLRALLLLGGLRSAPALSLLQDPPATYQGPPGSYFGFSLDFHAGRGSSSVVVGAPRANTSQPGVAQPGAVFLCPWPPSGAPCEPLPIDATGDEAEAQGPLELRTYKSHQWLGASVRSWQGRLVACAPLQHWNALDGQHEAFRTPTGACFVGAPGPPRVAWYSPCRDQLMAGAYRDSNYAYDKRYCEIGFSAAVTRDGTLVLGAPGGYYFMGLLYSVGIDAILTRFHGKSLLWPEQPGRPTEEPVSFDYEDGYRGYSVAVGEFDGNPKTKEYVVGVPNKSNTRGEVEIFSAGATLRQLWGITSEQVASYFGHTVAVADINGDGQDDVLVGAPLFVARRPDGQRSELGRLYLYLGGLQRPPQTLTGTHPYGRFAAAIASLGDQDKDGFGDVAVGAPFGGDAGSGQVFIFRGQSEGLEPLPTQRLDSPFPGPAAFGFALRGATDLDGNGYSDLLVGAYGAAQVAVYRGQPVVVARTQLSVPDGLNPEVLECVLPGFGTRVSCFPVVLCVSVTGQSIPQHIRLQAELQLDRLKPRLSRRVLLLRGHQASWHEELELDTGAPPVCRNLTAYLRDEADFKDKLSPVALSLSLALPEGAPGLVLYGDTLVQAQTHIILEDCGEDNLCVPDLLLAAETPSRRLLIGAEAMLLLRANTSNRGEGAFEAELRVLLPPGTHYQAARSSIPGQEKLSCNPRKENGTHVVLCELGNPMKAGAQITVDMELSVSGLEDMGDAITFQLQLRSKNSPSTTNTSVTVTVPVEAQAEMELRGNSLPATTVLPVSWRRAEGSRRLEDHGIKVEHVYQLHNKGPSTVSGVTLHLAIPIRLGDRILLYLLELGTEGGINCTSPPGLNAEQLEIPHPMGAAPRNGSHQRERRDLEQPPGAGLEKPILVDCGNATCVDIACRVPGLAKDQRALVSVHALLWMDTLQQREHLLKQFLVQSQAWFNTSAMPYRVQPRILPAGEAMAVTKVMRTSPGGEGTVPVSWVVLGVLAGLLLLTLLILLMWKMGFFKRTRPPAEDTQELAPGNAEEPGDAQD
- the ITGA2B gene encoding integrin alpha-IIb isoform X2; amino-acid sequence: MGAAAGAAALLRALLLLGGLRSAPALSLLQDPPATYQGPPGSYFGFSLDFHAGRGSSSVVVGAPRANTSQPGVAQPGAVFLCPWPPSGAPCEPLPIDATGDEAEAQGPLELRTYKSHQWLGASVRSWQGRLVACAPLQHWNALDGQHEAFRTPTGACFVGAPGPPRVAWYSPCRDQLMAGAYRDSNYAYDKRYCEIGFSAAVTRDGTLVLGAPGGYYFMGLLYSVGIDAILTRFHGKSLLWPEQPGRPTEEPVSFDYEDGYRGYSVAVGEFDGNPKTKEYVVGVPNKSNTRGEVEIFSAGATLRQLWGITSEQVASYFGHTVAVADINGDGQDDVLVGAPLFVARRPDGQRSELGRLYLYLGGLQRPPQTLTGTHPYGRFAAAIASLGDQDKDGFGDVAVGAPFGGDAGSGQVFIFRGQSEGLEPLPTQRLDSPFPGPAAFGFALRGATDLDGNGYSDLLVGAYGAAQVAVYRGQPVVVARTQLSVPDGLNPEVLECVLPGFGTRVSCFPVVLCVSVTGQSIPQHIRLQAELQLDRLKPRLSRRVLLLRGHQASWHEELELDTGAPPVCRNLTAYLRDEADFKDKLSPVALSLSLALPEGAPGLVLYGDTLVQAQTHIILEDCGEDNLCVPDLLLAAETPSRRLLIGAEAMLLLRANTSNRGEGAFEAELRVLLPPGTHYQAARSSIPGQEKLSCNPRKENGTHVVLCELGNPMKAGAQITVDMELSVSGLEDMGDAITFQLQLRSKNSPSTTNTSVTVTVPVEAQAEMELRGNSLPATTVLPVSWRRAEGSRRLEDHGIKVEHVYQLHNKGPSTVSGVTLHLAIPIRLGDRILLYLLELGTEGGINCTSPPGLNAEQLEIPHPMGAAPRNGSHQRERRDLEQPPGAGLEKPILVDCGNATCVDIACRVPGLAKDQRALVSVHALLWMDTLQQSQAWFNTSAMPYRVQPRILPAGEAMAVTKVMRTSPGGEGTVPVSWVVLGVLAGLLLLTLLILLMWKMGFFKRTRPPAEDTQELAPGNAEEPGDAQD